From one Deinococcus humi genomic stretch:
- a CDS encoding XRE family transcriptional regulator, whose product MKAQNWKAVRAGAVADGRVNEEYVAGLKSTMLAQVRAHRLAEVRSATGLNQEELSRRLGISQSRVSRIERGDLEKTELATLRAFVQALGGDIEVTVKLGEERFLIG is encoded by the coding sequence ATGAAGGCACAGAACTGGAAGGCCGTACGCGCTGGGGCCGTGGCTGACGGACGCGTGAATGAAGAGTACGTGGCGGGGCTGAAAAGCACGATGCTGGCCCAGGTCCGCGCCCACCGGCTGGCCGAAGTCCGCAGCGCCACCGGACTGAACCAGGAGGAACTCTCAAGGCGACTGGGCATCTCGCAGTCGCGGGTGTCGCGTATCGAGCGCGGTGACCTGGAGAAGACCGAGCTGGCGACCCTGCGCGCCTTCGTGCAGGCGCTGGGCGGCGACATCGAGGTCACGGTCAAGCTGGGTGAGGAGCGCTTCCTGATCGGCTGA
- a CDS encoding type II toxin-antitoxin system RelE/ParE family toxin, which yields MPWTVILLSEVTEWYQGLDGTTADLVTAAVDLLAEAGPSLGRPLVDTLRGSRLTHLKELRPGSAGRSEIRILFAFDPRRQVILLTAGDKAGRWKEWYVQHIPMAEERYERWLAGDYDEEET from the coding sequence ATGCCCTGGACCGTCATCCTGCTCTCCGAAGTGACGGAGTGGTACCAGGGTCTAGACGGCACCACCGCTGACCTGGTCACGGCTGCGGTGGATCTGTTGGCCGAGGCTGGTCCCTCCCTGGGGCGGCCGTTGGTGGACACCCTACGCGGCTCCAGGCTGACCCATCTCAAGGAGCTACGGCCGGGTTCGGCAGGAAGAAGCGAGATCCGCATCCTGTTCGCCTTCGATCCCCGGCGGCAGGTCATCCTGCTCACCGCTGGCGACAAGGCCGGACGCTGGAAGGAGTGGTACGTCCAGCACATTCCCATGGCCGAAGAGCGCTACGAGCGCTGGCTGGCCGGGGACTACGACGAGGAGGAGACATGA
- a CDS encoding IS6 family transposase: protein MLSDQKLRGYRFPLAVIGHAVWLYHRFTLSYRDVEELLLERGICVTRESIRSWCIKFSDLFAQGLRHREPRRGSRWHLDEMHVDIGGVKHWLWRAVDERGAVLDVFLQEHRDTEAARSFFQRLLGEYDVPEVIHTDKLWSYGAALRELPVLHTVEHVQVVSTARCNNLIEQSHRPTRRQEHAQRGFRSRRRAQRFLDLHARITNLQHPARSTVPARRRRSHQQAAFETWRDVLQQVA, encoded by the coding sequence GTGCTGAGCGATCAGAAGCTTCGCGGCTACCGATTTCCCCTCGCCGTGATCGGCCACGCCGTGTGGCTGTACCACCGCTTCACGCTGAGCTACCGGGATGTTGAAGAACTTCTGCTAGAACGGGGGATCTGCGTCACCCGCGAGTCTATCCGTAGCTGGTGCATCAAGTTCAGCGACCTGTTCGCCCAAGGTCTACGCCACCGGGAACCCCGTCGGGGTTCCCGGTGGCACCTTGACGAGATGCACGTGGACATCGGCGGGGTCAAGCACTGGTTGTGGCGGGCAGTCGATGAGCGCGGCGCCGTGTTGGACGTCTTCTTGCAAGAGCACCGGGATACCGAGGCCGCAAGATCGTTCTTCCAGCGACTGCTGGGCGAATACGACGTGCCAGAGGTTATTCACACCGATAAGCTCTGGAGTTACGGCGCTGCCCTGCGGGAACTTCCCGTGCTCCACACCGTGGAGCACGTCCAGGTTGTCTCAACGGCGCGCTGTAATAACTTGATTGAGCAGTCTCACCGACCCACCCGGCGGCAGGAACATGCGCAGCGGGGCTTCCGATCCCGACGACGGGCGCAAAGATTTCTCGACCTGCACGCCCGGATCACGAACCTGCAGCACCCCGCCCGCTCCACCGTTCCCGCTCGCCGCCGGCGTTCCCACCAACAGGCTGCTTTCGAGACGTGGCGGGACGTGCTACAGCAGGTGGCCTGA